The sequence CCATCAAAACTTCGTTATTCGCTGCAACTAAGTAACCCTGCAAATAAGGCATTATTTCTGGAGAGAACAATCCTATGGAAGGGACTTGTATTTGTTGGATATCGTGCAATTCGATATCGCTTATTTGCGAAACGACTAATCCTAGATATTGGTCGTTTACTTGGATAGCGATCGCCATCAAATCCCCCCCAACTCCCCCCTTACCAACAGAAAGTTCGCACAAGGCTGGAAATCCCATTAGTTGACCGATATCCACCAGCCACAGCATCTCCCCGCGCCAGTTGTAAATTCCCAGCACGCAACTAGGCATTTGAGGAACCGGCAGAATATCAGCCCCCAATACCCGCATTACCTGGCTGATAATATTAACGGGAAGCAAAGCTTTACCTTCTGAGCCTAGCTGAAAGCGTAAAAATTTCTCTGCCTCTGCGGAAGCTGCTGCTTTACGAATAGGCGCAACACGGGTAAGCGCGGAAACCTGTTTTACAGAATCAACCATACTTTTTAGTTATTGTTAATTGTTCATTGTTCATTTTTTAGTCCTTAGTCGATAGTGGATAGTACAAAAACAACTGACTAATGACTAATGACTAATGACTACTTCATTAGTTGTCGGATTGTACGCAGCAATTCTGTCTGCTCTACGGGTTTGGGCAAGTAGGCATCCGCACCTAACATATTAGCCCACATTTTGTCAACATCAGTATCTTTTGTGGAACACATGACTACTGGAATCTGGTTAGTCTCCGGATCGCTTTTTATTTCTCGGCACAGTTCAAACCCACTTTGACCGGGCAAGACGACATCAAGAATAATCAAGTTTGGCTTGTGTGAATGCAGTTTTTCGTGAGCCTCTTCACCACTCTTGGCAGTAACCACAGATAACCCAGCTTGTTGCAGGTAGGAAGTCATGACTTCCATGTCCGTCAAGCTATCTTCAACTACTAATACTGTACTCATACAATCCTCTTAAATGACGATTTGCAAGCGGTAATTTGAATTTTTAGATGGCAGATTTAAAATCTCAAATCTAAAATTCCCCATTACCTCTTTACAAAGCTTGATAGTGCAACAATGGAGGTGCAGACTCTGAAAAAGATGAAGAATTTAAGTGCTTTTGGAGGGCTGCCAGTACTTTTTGGGCTACTACCGGCTTAGCCAAAAAGTCAGTTGCCCCAACCATTTTGGCGCGAACTCGGTCAACTATACCGTCATTGCCGGTGAGAATAATAATGGGTGTGTTTTTAAAAGATGAAATTCTCCGGATCTGGGCGCAAATTTCGTAGCCGTTAGCAACTGGCATAACCAGATCTAAGAAAATTGCATCTGGTTTGTGTTGCAGCAGCAGGGGCAAAGCTTGCATGGAATCTTTGATACTGAGAAATCCATAGTTAGCTTTGTTAAGAATATCCTCCATTATTTGGCAGTCGAGTACGCTATCGTCTACGTATGCCACTAAGGGTCTACGTGATAAAACTGGTGGCCCAGGCGGTGAGGATAAGGGTCTAGCTGATGAAACTGGCGGTTGGGGCGGTGCAGTAGGGGGGATGCGTGCTTCTTCCCGGCTTGTTTGCGATGAGATTGTGGGGGTTGTGGCGGTTATGGGGGTTACGGCTTGTTGAGGCACGTCCGTAATTTCTACCAGTCCGATGATTTTTTTGCGGATATAGGGGAGGAGCGATCGCACTAACAAAAGTAAATCTTGCTTAATAAAAATCGACAAATCTCTCAGACTATGTTTTCCGTCAATCACCTTTACCAGGGTTTGATAAACGCGGGGTGAGGCCAGCTTTTGCAGTTCCTCTGGTTGTTTGAGTACAGGAGCAAAATTTGGAGATAAATTCCCTAAACCAGCTTTGCACCAGGTTTCCCAAACCTGTTGGGACTCTTGGAGAGCTTGTGCTGGGTTCATTAAGGTTAGCGACGCATCCAACACATCTTCTCGATCGACAGTGAATGTTAGCGGCTGTTTCTCCTGGTGCTGTAGAATATCGAATAATACTTCCGCTACGGCGCTCTTGATCGCAGCCACAGCTTGTTCCCCTGCGATCTTCTGCCGCTTCACCAAAACAGTCAGAACTTGATACTCCCAGTATCTAGATAGTTCTGTCTCTCGGAGGCGGACACCATTAGGAGGTATCTGGGGGCAGTATTGAGTCAGAAGCCGGTTCCACCTTCTGTGCAGATGTACTCCCCCGGTAGCCCAGACAAGGCGACCAAGACAAAAGTAAAGGCTCCAAGTAGTTGCTCCCTGTATATCAAGCCTCCCAGTGAATTGCCTCTGGCTATAACTTTGAATTTGGTCGCTCAGCTTGTCAGTAGCTAAATTGTTGGTAGTCATCCTGGTTCCCTAGAAGCATTTCGCAAAGATTTAGTGTGATTTAAATTACATATCTTTATCTTACTTTTGCTGGATTGCAAAAAACTAAAAGTTATAAATCTTAAAAAATCCTTAACAAAACAACAATATCAGTTGTAAGTGAGAGGGCAGCTTACTTTTAATTTTAAAGATCTTAATATTAAGCTATTATTAAACCTAAGTGTTTACCCTTAGATTACACGCTCAAAACACTGCTGTGAGCAATCAACCCAGAATTCCCGATGCTGAAACTAGGGCGCGTTCTGTTACCCGCTTGCGTGAAGTAGTGCAACGCATGGACAGAAATATCGCTGAATTAGATGAATTTATTGCCCGTTTAGAAGCGGAAAATAGTCGCTATTTTGAAGCAGCACGTCAAAGAGGAAACGCCTTGCGTTTAGCTGCACCAAACCAGGAGAATTGATAGAAATTTTGCAGCAGATCATATCGGCATCATAGACAGGGAAACGACCGATCGCGGAAATCTGCTCTTTAATGCTGGCAAAACCGGACAAGGGAGTTGTTCCTGCAAATTCTCCGGTTTGCTCCAGGTGAAAGGCGCTGATGACGCGGCAGACATCCACAGCAAACGCTTCGCCCGCGTCATAGCAACGTAAAGAAGACGAAACTCCTCAGCTGTCTTGAGATATCCGGCTTGTTCCCAAGCTTGGGCCACTTCTGGTAAGGGAAATTCACCGTGAAGACTAGCACGAATTTGGGCGCGGGCTACTTCTGCCAAAGTAAAGTCGCCCAGAAACTGAGACGGTGCTGGTATCCGCAGACTACCGGGAATCATTGAGGCGTGTAAAAACGGGATAAAAACGTAATCCCAATCTAGCCCTTTGGCTTTGTGCATCGTGATGATGGTCAGCTTACCAGGTTGAGTAAATTGGCTCTCGTTGCCTTCAGTATCAACTGGTTCAAATCTTTCTGAAGTGACAATTTCGCTCAGCGCGTCCAGAGTAGCAGTCATAGAACTGTTACTCGCTGTTTGTCGGAATATCCGTTCGGCTAATTTGTCGGCGGTAGCAAGTTCCGTTTGGTCATAATTCAAAGCTAAAGCTAGGAAGGTAATCAGTTGGTAGTGGGGCAACTCAATTCTGGCGCGGAGTAACTTAGTACAGAAGCTACGCGCTTTAAGGACTACCTCTGTTTGGGGTGGGTCGAGGGGGCCTGGGTAGAGAAACTGCTCTGGTAGACTGGCGAGGGGGTTGAGATCTTGTGGGGGTATCAGTTGACGTTCTACCAGCACTTCTAAGGCGGCTTTTAAGTGGTCGGGGGAATGGGGCCGATCGAGGAATTGCAGCAGAAAGAGGATTTCTGCTGGAACTTTTGTATAGAGAGTCTGCTGGATGACATCGAATATATCTATCCGATTTCCATATTCCTGTCTTAGCTGTTGGGCAACAAATCTTCCTTGGTCGTTTGTCCGCACTAAAACTGCTGCCGATCCTACCCCACTCTCCTTGTTAATAGGGGCTAATAATTCGATCGCCCGATCGCCAATTAGTTTGACTGTGTGATGAATATCGTCAGGAGTATAGATTTCCAGACCGCGACCGACTGGGGCAGGGTTAGCATCGGGTTGGGGGTCACCTGCTGTAACTGGGAGAATTTTCTGGGGGCGAAAAGGTTGGGCTGTACCTGCCAATTGGGAGTTATTTACCCAGTCGAGGACAAAGTTAGCCGCATCGATGATAATCTGGCTGCTGCGACCGGCTCGATCCATTGTCGCCAGTCGGTTTTCGGCTTTGCAGGCTTCACAAAAGTCGCGGAAATACTTTGGATCTGCGGGAGTGAAAGTGGAGTTAATTGCTTGATTTGGGTCGCCAACTCGCACCAGATTGATTTGGGATTTTTCCGCTTCTGGGTTAGTGGCGAGAATCTCCAGTAATCGGGTCTGGAGGGGAGAGGAGTCTTGCGCTTCGTCTTCAAAGACGGCAAATACTTGGTTTTGCCAAAGACGGCGGGCGTTTTCGTTCTCCAGAACTCGCAAGGCGGCGAGAATCATTTCGTCGTAGTCGATGAAGTCGCGCGATCGCAATAAGTCCTGATAATTTTCGTATAACCCAGCTGCTAGAGCTAAAATTTCATATTCATCCCTAGTCTCAGTACTCAATTCCCACAATTTTGCTGGCAAGTAACCAGAACTTTTTGCTTCGTGAATTACCGTTTGAGCCAGTGAGGGCAGGACTTCTGTGCGTAAAACCGACTGACGACGCAATCGCTCGGTTTCCTCTCCATCAAATTGCTGTCCTTCTACCAAAACTTGATATCTGCGCGGATTGGCGGCAATCCACCGTTCCACCGCAGTCCGAATTAAGCGGTGACTGCGATCGGGCGTAACTATAGTAACGTTATCTAAATTCAACCCAGATAGTTCTGGATGACGGTTGGCAATGTTCAGCGCTAAGCCGTGCAATGTATGGACAACAAAGCCTA comes from Argonema galeatum A003/A1 and encodes:
- a CDS encoding chemotaxis protein CheW → MVDSVKQVSALTRVAPIRKAAASAEAEKFLRFQLGSEGKALLPVNIISQVMRVLGADILPVPQMPSCVLGIYNWRGEMLWLVDIGQLMGFPALCELSVGKGGVGGDLMAIAIQVNDQYLGLVVSQISDIELHDIQQIQVPSIGLFSPEIMPYLQGYLVAANNEVLMVLNAEALAQAPLWKKFQS
- a CDS encoding response regulator transcription factor, which produces MSTVLVVEDSLTDMEVMTSYLQQAGLSVVTAKSGEEAHEKLHSHKPNLIILDVVLPGQSGFELCREIKSDPETNQIPVVMCSTKDTDVDKMWANMLGADAYLPKPVEQTELLRTIRQLMK
- a CDS encoding response regulator, which produces MTTNNLATDKLSDQIQSYSQRQFTGRLDIQGATTWSLYFCLGRLVWATGGVHLHRRWNRLLTQYCPQIPPNGVRLRETELSRYWEYQVLTVLVKRQKIAGEQAVAAIKSAVAEVLFDILQHQEKQPLTFTVDREDVLDASLTLMNPAQALQESQQVWETWCKAGLGNLSPNFAPVLKQPEELQKLASPRVYQTLVKVIDGKHSLRDLSIFIKQDLLLLVRSLLPYIRKKIIGLVEITDVPQQAVTPITATTPTISSQTSREEARIPPTAPPQPPVSSARPLSSPPGPPVLSRRPLVAYVDDSVLDCQIMEDILNKANYGFLSIKDSMQALPLLLQHKPDAIFLDLVMPVANGYEICAQIRRISSFKNTPIIILTGNDGIVDRVRAKMVGATDFLAKPVVAQKVLAALQKHLNSSSFSESAPPLLHYQAL
- a CDS encoding ATP-dependent helicase encodes the protein MTFDKEEALQLIRNSLREGQRQMADWRGGPLAVSAVPGAGKSTGMAGAAALAIARNQLHNRRQLVVVTFTRSAAANIKAKIRKYLREQLSLAQVGFVVHTLHGLALNIANRHPELSGLNLDNVTIVTPDRSHRLIRTAVERWIAANPRRYQVLVEGQQFDGEETERLRRQSVLRTEVLPSLAQTVIHEAKSSGYLPAKLWELSTETRDEYEILALAAGLYENYQDLLRSRDFIDYDEMILAALRVLENENARRLWQNQVFAVFEDEAQDSSPLQTRLLEILATNPEAEKSQINLVRVGDPNQAINSTFTPADPKYFRDFCEACKAENRLATMDRAGRSSQIIIDAANFVLDWVNNSQLAGTAQPFRPQKILPVTAGDPQPDANPAPVGRGLEIYTPDDIHHTVKLIGDRAIELLAPINKESGVGSAAVLVRTNDQGRFVAQQLRQEYGNRIDIFDVIQQTLYTKVPAEILFLLQFLDRPHSPDHLKAALEVLVERQLIPPQDLNPLASLPEQFLYPGPLDPPQTEVVLKARSFCTKLLRARIELPHYQLITFLALALNYDQTELATADKLAERIFRQTASNSSMTATLDALSEIVTSERFEPVDTEGNESQFTQPGKLTIITMHKAKGLDWDYVFIPFLHASMIPGSLRIPAPSQFLGDFTLAEVARAQIRASLHGEFPLPEVAQAWEQAGYLKTAEEFRLLYVAMTRAKRLLWMSAASSAPFTWSKPENLQEQLPCPVLPALKSRFPRSVVSLSMMPI